From a region of the Alnus glutinosa chromosome 1, dhAlnGlut1.1, whole genome shotgun sequence genome:
- the LOC133883073 gene encoding stress-response A/B barrel domain-containing protein HS1-like, whose product MEEQKGVLIHVMLAKFKDGTPPDLIDQLIKGFANLVNLTEPMKSFRWGTDLSIENLDQGFTHVFESTFESAEGLTGYIAHPAHVEYANLILPNLEKFVVIDYKPTIVRI is encoded by the exons atggaggaaCAGAAGGGAGTGTTGATACACGTAATGTTAGCCAAGTTCAAAGATGGAACACCGCCGGACCTGATTGACCAACTCATCAAGGGCTTCGCCAACCTCGTCAATCTCACTGAACCCATGAAGTCCTTCCGCTG GGGCACGGATCTAAGCATTGAAAACCTGGATCAGGGCTTCACTCATGTCTTTGAATCTACCTTCGAGAGTGCTGAAGGTCTTACAGGGTATATAGCTCATCCTGCCCATGTTGAATATGCAAACTTGATCCTTCCCAACCTGGAGAAATTCGTTGTGATTGACTACAAACCCACTATTGTTCGTATCTGA